One Blastocatellia bacterium genomic window carries:
- a CDS encoding FecR family protein has protein sequence MRKTVRTFLMVGLGAILTLLTFADSAPGQYVVSARAGMINYTQGEVVYRSSTGMSWEKLTRQDQLDNGDHVMTGSTGRVEILLNPGSVLRLDRGSEAVLVETNLPLIEIELLSGRGILEAGELNKDITLRLKTPQATLRIKDDGLFRIDVSPSATRISTRKGSLDVLAGGRVLKVKKGNAAEIREGAIHIAKANDPMDDFDLWAQDRAEAMLAANLSLTRRRNFTEWAFLRAGSWVYDPVFGFFTYVPFGYFYRSPWGRTFVYCPYGYYDWWGTPYGYPGGNVAGDSRDRVPSAPSLTPAEAKLGLRVNTPRLNRTEGFGLRPPVINAGGRGRIPTDDGFGRMRGTDLQLPPPSSAPERPLTPAPGPVLSGPKGKGRTSQ, from the coding sequence ATGCGAAAAACAGTGAGAACATTCCTGATGGTAGGTCTCGGAGCTATCCTCACACTCCTGACCTTCGCCGACAGTGCCCCGGGACAGTACGTTGTTTCGGCGCGGGCGGGGATGATCAACTATACGCAGGGTGAGGTTGTCTACAGGTCAAGCACGGGGATGTCCTGGGAGAAGCTCACGCGGCAGGATCAGCTCGATAACGGAGATCACGTCATGACCGGCTCGACGGGTCGCGTTGAGATTCTACTCAATCCGGGATCGGTTCTCCGGCTGGATCGAGGCAGCGAAGCCGTCCTGGTAGAAACAAACCTTCCTCTCATCGAAATCGAGCTCCTCTCCGGCAGGGGGATCCTTGAGGCCGGAGAACTCAATAAGGACATCACTCTCCGTCTGAAAACACCACAGGCAACTCTGCGCATTAAGGACGATGGACTGTTTCGGATTGATGTCAGCCCTTCAGCAACCCGGATCAGCACGCGAAAGGGCTCGCTCGACGTCCTCGCCGGGGGTCGAGTGCTGAAGGTAAAAAAGGGCAACGCCGCCGAGATTCGGGAGGGAGCTATTCATATTGCCAAGGCGAATGACCCGATGGATGATTTCGACCTATGGGCTCAGGATCGCGCTGAGGCGATGCTGGCAGCGAATCTGTCACTCACCCGACGCCGGAATTTTACCGAATGGGCGTTCCTTCGAGCCGGTTCCTGGGTCTACGATCCTGTTTTTGGGTTCTTCACTTACGTTCCCTTCGGCTATTTCTACCGTTCTCCCTGGGGCCGAACGTTCGTCTATTGTCCCTATGGGTACTACGACTGGTGGGGGACCCCCTACGGTTATCCCGGGGGCAACGTAGCTGGCGACTCACGCGACCGGGTCCCATCGGCGCCATCGCTGACGCCAGCGGAGGCGAAACTGGGTCTCCGGGTCAATACGCCCCGGCTCAATCGGACTGAGGGCTTCGGTCTACGCCCGCCGGTCATTAATGCTGGCGGCAGGGGACGAATCCCCACCGATGACGGATTTGGTCGAATGCGGGGAACAGATCTTCAACTTCCTCCGCCGAGTTCAGCCCCTGAAAGACCTCTCACGCCCGCTCCAGGTCCCGTTTTGAGCGGGCCAAAAGGAAAAGGACGAACTTCTCAGTGA
- a CDS encoding TadE family protein — MERARVRTSRRQRGQSLVEAAFVIPLLLFLILAIVDLGRLAFAWVTVQYAAGAGARFAVTGVGEQNGTRLGLIKQAAKRWSDLLPGQNAHINVRSWRGRRASGAARENNAGGPCDLVEVEVLYTYRTITPIVGRLIPPIQFRGRERMVNERWGTCD, encoded by the coding sequence ATGGAACGAGCGCGAGTACGGACGAGCCGCCGGCAGCGGGGTCAGTCGCTCGTTGAAGCCGCCTTTGTTATTCCCCTTCTTCTTTTCCTCATCCTTGCGATTGTTGATCTCGGCCGATTGGCCTTCGCGTGGGTAACAGTTCAGTATGCGGCCGGAGCCGGCGCTCGATTTGCCGTCACCGGCGTCGGCGAACAGAACGGGACCCGGCTGGGATTGATCAAGCAGGCAGCCAAGCGGTGGAGCGACCTCTTGCCCGGTCAGAACGCCCATATCAATGTCCGGAGCTGGAGAGGTCGTCGTGCATCCGGCGCAGCACGGGAGAACAATGCCGGCGGGCCATGTGACCTCGTTGAAGTCGAGGTACTTTATACCTACCGCACGATTACACCAATAGTTGGTCGCTTGATCCCCCCGATTCAATTTCGCGGGAGAGAACGGATGGTGAACGAGAGATGGGGGACATGCGACTAA
- a CDS encoding Tad domain-containing protein — protein sequence MRIASYFSAVLPFFGTLSPRRFSSGRGRSCPCRETRQRERAGGQVLPIIAIAMPIVLGMAGIGIDFGRVYIAKVRLQGAVDSAALAGAIRLTDDPDMTQGAVSTGASEYLTRNYPEAQIQSLEPGSQVRTLCVNGRVDVPMTFLALAGIRSRTVTASACAGFNDLEVVMVIDNSGSMNGTPIANVRNAANQLVDLLMPEGSVQSVKIGLVPFRSKVRIPAGVDGLPDGCRNADGTLNQVKVYETCLVPIPPTMGLTTSKTAIKNAIRKMTAPATTTASSGTIISEGIKWGRHVLTPDPPYSEGGNPDRFRKVMILLTDGGNDDGPTYCDGTARNPDANAYYGMGVTTCHCDDNGCLDQAVRTEADLAKQQKIEIFVIRYCRNGCTDYSDGQLLKYVASSRPGTDDHYYVAPNSTAIRDLFKKIGQQLGYRLIQ from the coding sequence ATGCGTATCGCTTCTTACTTTTCGGCAGTGTTGCCATTCTTCGGAACATTGTCCCCTCGCCGTTTCAGCTCCGGGCGCGGACGGTCATGCCCGTGCCGTGAGACTCGGCAGCGCGAACGTGCCGGCGGACAAGTACTCCCCATCATCGCCATCGCCATGCCAATTGTGCTTGGTATGGCAGGGATAGGGATAGACTTTGGGCGCGTCTATATCGCCAAGGTGAGGTTGCAAGGAGCCGTTGATTCGGCTGCCCTGGCGGGAGCGATTCGGCTCACGGACGACCCGGATATGACTCAAGGAGCAGTGTCTACCGGAGCCTCAGAATATCTCACACGAAATTACCCGGAGGCGCAAATACAGAGTTTGGAGCCGGGGTCACAGGTCCGCACGCTTTGCGTCAACGGTCGGGTGGATGTTCCGATGACATTCCTGGCCCTGGCAGGAATTCGGAGTCGAACCGTGACGGCATCGGCCTGTGCTGGGTTCAATGATCTGGAAGTAGTCATGGTCATTGATAACAGCGGAAGTATGAACGGCACTCCAATCGCCAATGTCCGAAACGCTGCCAACCAGCTTGTGGATTTACTCATGCCTGAGGGGAGCGTTCAGTCCGTCAAGATCGGTTTGGTTCCCTTCCGATCCAAAGTCCGCATCCCGGCGGGAGTGGATGGTCTACCGGACGGTTGCCGGAATGCCGACGGGACCCTCAATCAGGTGAAGGTGTACGAAACGTGTCTCGTACCGATCCCTCCAACGATGGGCTTGACGACGAGCAAAACCGCCATCAAGAATGCGATCAGAAAGATGACCGCGCCGGCCACAACCACTGCCAGCTCTGGGACGATTATCTCCGAAGGGATCAAGTGGGGGCGCCACGTACTCACCCCTGATCCTCCCTACAGCGAAGGCGGGAATCCGGACCGGTTCCGCAAGGTAATGATCCTGCTGACTGACGGTGGGAACGACGACGGGCCGACCTATTGCGACGGAACGGCTCGGAATCCAGACGCGAATGCCTATTACGGAATGGGGGTTACTACCTGCCACTGCGATGACAATGGATGTCTTGATCAGGCCGTTCGCACTGAAGCAGATTTGGCCAAGCAGCAGAAGATTGAAATCTTTGTCATTCGCTACTGCAGGAATGGCTGCACCGACTATAGTGACGGACAGCTCCTCAAGTATGTAGCCTCCTCTCGACCTGGAACGGACGATCACTATTATGTTGCTCCCAACAGCACGGCCATCCGGGATTTGTTCAAGAAGATCGGCCAGCAATTGGGATATCGTCTGATCCAGTAA
- a CDS encoding TadE/TadG family type IV pilus assembly protein, whose product MMNRVENPALGQALVEFVLVLPIVAILLFGLIEIGNAINSYLTIYNASRDGARLAAERAPVSEVQELVRTLTDRLPGPGPTTTVTYGRDNSGQDMVTVEVTYAYRFLLFGSVAILRNIVPSPFQLRARTVMPVP is encoded by the coding sequence ATGATGAACCGGGTCGAAAATCCTGCACTCGGGCAGGCGCTCGTGGAGTTCGTTTTGGTACTCCCGATCGTGGCGATTTTGCTCTTTGGGCTCATCGAGATCGGCAATGCGATTAATTCTTATCTCACGATTTACAATGCGAGCCGAGATGGAGCGCGATTGGCTGCTGAGCGAGCCCCGGTCTCAGAGGTACAGGAGCTTGTGCGCACGCTCACCGACCGCCTGCCAGGACCCGGGCCGACGACAACTGTGACGTATGGGCGGGATAATTCCGGCCAAGATATGGTGACTGTGGAGGTGACCTATGCGTATCGCTTCTTACTTTTCGGCAGTGTTGCCATTCTTCGGAACATTGTCCCCTCGCCGTTTCAGCTCCGGGCGCGGACGGTCATGCCCGTGCCGTGA
- a CDS encoding choice-of-anchor tandem repeat NxxGxxAF-containing protein has product MWRRGLLSLVVCDSSKNKSYLVVTICWALIGLHYCSPLARAQAPPERTLQVVALTGTALEAEGSFSQFGNIALNDAGQIAFIAGGGSGLYLQSRDSISPLALTAQKVPGRDSLFFDRFTSVGINNRGDVAFIASFFGSQRGVAVFLHRAETKDIRVIVSSGDRVPGPVFASFQDFLNVFVGDNGEVAFTGLFRDTDLGAFLFAGTLQPVAVLNMPAPGTVGGQFTAASVQALAPDGTILIQAGVQGGQASSGLFLFRAGAWSTVVVAGQTAPGIGGRFSRFSNATLISTSGEVAFEGAVIGGQAAGGIFTTTNGTAQPVLLGGRPIPAAGQRRIVSFSPVRSNLLGEWAVQVTFDDNARGIFLFRRGALNLVILSAQTVTGSSARRFIPTGDLALNASGILAFAGETVQPTTEGIYLWEAGQIRAAITSETTIPAPRHLRLSTDVGLGDDGEVSFTAEMSGNGLGIYRASQEGSNPRILMGKLASGTNGGIFRALGETPSQRRRVAGQSRLAFTAQITGGTATMGVFRVSGETVEAVALTGQPVPGLARATFSGFGHAVINSAGTVAFTCSIDQNATEQEAIVLAPPSRPLQVIAITPQLVPGTSLRYGLLASKDLWLNDRGDLVFTAELDDTSEAVLLYSNGRTRIIARSEQPVPGTNGEALGTFGSVMINNQGVIVFDSVFIGEERSGVFVYDQNQLRAVAISGMEAPGTDGEVFRGVARPAVNDRGDVAFYARWGTAGRGIFLSTTDGLSPILLNGQSLPDDTMRRLTEFHGVTLNNQGDILVSAAVDLSPFPTALLLVRRTAPPGM; this is encoded by the coding sequence ATGTGGAGACGGGGGCTTCTGAGCTTAGTCGTTTGTGATAGTTCAAAGAACAAGAGCTATCTGGTTGTAACGATCTGCTGGGCTCTGATTGGTCTTCACTATTGCTCTCCCCTGGCCCGTGCTCAAGCGCCGCCGGAGAGAACCCTCCAGGTAGTCGCTCTGACTGGCACTGCTCTGGAGGCCGAGGGGAGTTTCTCGCAATTTGGCAATATCGCGCTGAACGACGCCGGACAGATAGCCTTTATTGCCGGTGGGGGATCGGGTTTGTATTTGCAGTCCCGAGATTCTATTAGCCCTCTTGCACTCACTGCGCAAAAGGTGCCGGGACGGGATTCCCTCTTTTTCGACCGCTTCACCAGCGTGGGCATAAACAATCGAGGGGATGTTGCCTTTATCGCATCATTTTTTGGTAGCCAGCGAGGAGTTGCAGTTTTCCTCCATCGGGCTGAGACGAAGGATATTCGCGTCATCGTTTCCTCCGGAGATCGGGTGCCCGGGCCTGTTTTCGCTTCGTTCCAGGACTTCTTGAACGTGTTTGTCGGGGATAACGGAGAGGTGGCCTTCACGGGACTGTTCCGCGATACAGACCTGGGCGCTTTCCTTTTCGCCGGGACTCTCCAACCGGTTGCCGTCCTCAACATGCCAGCTCCAGGGACTGTCGGTGGTCAGTTCACCGCAGCGAGTGTCCAAGCGCTTGCACCTGATGGAACCATATTGATCCAAGCCGGCGTTCAAGGGGGACAGGCGTCCTCCGGTCTATTTCTCTTCCGGGCCGGAGCATGGAGCACTGTCGTTGTGGCAGGACAAACAGCTCCGGGAATCGGTGGGCGATTCAGCCGCTTTAGTAATGCCACTCTCATCTCCACAAGTGGTGAGGTCGCGTTTGAGGGGGCCGTCATCGGGGGACAAGCAGCGGGTGGCATCTTCACTACCACCAACGGCACTGCCCAGCCGGTGCTCCTGGGAGGCCGGCCAATTCCCGCCGCCGGGCAAAGGCGGATTGTTTCGTTCTCGCCGGTCAGGAGTAATCTCCTCGGTGAGTGGGCTGTCCAAGTTACGTTTGACGACAACGCCCGAGGAATCTTCCTCTTTCGCCGCGGCGCACTGAATCTCGTCATATTGTCAGCACAGACCGTGACAGGAAGCAGTGCTCGACGCTTTATTCCAACGGGCGACCTTGCTCTGAATGCATCAGGAATTCTCGCTTTCGCTGGTGAGACGGTCCAGCCGACAACCGAAGGAATCTATCTGTGGGAGGCGGGCCAGATTCGCGCAGCGATTACATCGGAAACAACGATCCCTGCCCCTCGCCACCTTCGCCTGTCAACGGATGTCGGTCTGGGGGATGATGGAGAAGTGAGTTTCACCGCCGAGATGAGCGGCAATGGACTCGGTATTTATCGCGCTAGCCAGGAGGGATCCAATCCCCGGATTCTCATGGGGAAGTTAGCATCTGGAACCAACGGGGGAATTTTTCGGGCGCTCGGCGAAACCCCTTCGCAGCGTCGCCGGGTTGCCGGCCAGAGTCGCCTGGCATTCACAGCTCAAATTACCGGCGGGACGGCCACGATGGGCGTTTTCCGGGTTTCAGGAGAAACGGTGGAGGCAGTCGCGCTGACCGGTCAACCTGTCCCCGGATTGGCCCGAGCGACGTTCAGTGGCTTTGGTCACGCCGTGATTAACTCCGCAGGAACCGTGGCCTTCACCTGTAGCATTGATCAAAATGCGACGGAACAGGAAGCCATCGTCCTTGCCCCACCGAGCAGGCCTCTTCAGGTGATCGCCATCACCCCTCAGCTTGTTCCAGGAACCAGTTTACGATATGGCTTGCTGGCTTCGAAGGATCTCTGGCTAAATGACCGAGGCGATCTTGTCTTCACAGCAGAACTGGATGATACCTCCGAGGCCGTCCTCCTCTACTCCAATGGGCGAACCCGAATCATCGCCCGCTCAGAGCAACCGGTGCCGGGCACGAACGGAGAAGCTCTAGGAACGTTTGGCAGCGTTATGATCAACAATCAAGGGGTCATCGTCTTCGACTCGGTTTTCATCGGCGAAGAGCGAAGCGGTGTCTTCGTCTACGATCAAAACCAGCTCCGTGCTGTCGCCATCAGCGGGATGGAAGCTCCCGGAACTGACGGCGAAGTCTTTCGGGGGGTCGCCCGACCGGCTGTCAACGATCGAGGTGATGTTGCTTTTTATGCTCGCTGGGGGACGGCCGGACGCGGCATCTTTCTTTCCACGACTGACGGCCTCAGTCCCATTCTCCTCAACGGCCAGTCACTGCCGGATGATACAATGAGACGGCTCACGGAATTTCACGGCGTGACTCTGAATAATCAGGGCGATATCCTCGTGTCGGCAGCAGTTGATCTTTCTCCCTTCCCTACGGCACTTCTCCTCGTTCGACGAACAGCTCCTCCCGGGATGTAG